A section of the Caldanaerobius polysaccharolyticus DSM 13641 genome encodes:
- a CDS encoding glycosyltransferase family 2 protein, translating to MSKLVTIAIPFHNPGHIFEDAVKSVFAQTYPNWELLLVNDGSTDGSLERAMAINDTRVRIINDGKNLGLVARLNQIAHLASGAYLARMDADDIMHPERIERQIAFLEDNPDVDVVDTGTIILDRDGQPVGMRGLEPKLPTAFEILKSGGFLHASIMARKSWFLSHLYDSEYPRAEDRELWARTFFETTFAHLPEPLFFYRFAGNVRLRAYLTSYSSERKVIKRYGPKMIGIGPSIYLYLRSLSKSIVLTGLALFRMEQLATRHTYLPISKTFCEEASGLLAQIRAQKVPGW from the coding sequence ATGAGTAAACTAGTGACAATTGCTATTCCTTTCCACAATCCAGGTCATATATTTGAAGATGCTGTTAAATCAGTATTTGCTCAAACGTATCCTAATTGGGAACTTCTTTTGGTAAATGATGGCTCTACAGACGGTTCACTAGAACGAGCAATGGCTATTAATGATACACGTGTACGAATAATTAACGATGGGAAAAATCTTGGTTTGGTGGCACGATTAAATCAAATTGCTCATTTAGCTTCTGGTGCATACCTAGCAAGAATGGATGCAGACGACATTATGCATCCAGAACGTATTGAGCGACAAATTGCATTTCTGGAAGACAATCCAGATGTAGATGTGGTTGATACAGGTACCATAATATTGGATCGTGATGGACAGCCTGTAGGGATGCGAGGACTCGAACCGAAACTACCAACAGCCTTTGAGATACTAAAAAGTGGAGGCTTTTTACATGCATCCATCATGGCTAGAAAGTCTTGGTTTCTGAGCCATCTTTATGACTCTGAGTATCCCCGGGCAGAAGATCGTGAATTATGGGCCCGCACTTTTTTTGAAACCACATTTGCTCACTTACCAGAACCTCTTTTTTTCTACCGTTTTGCAGGCAATGTAAGGCTAAGAGCTTATTTAACCAGTTATTCTTCTGAAAGAAAAGTAATAAAGCGGTATGGTCCCAAAATGATTGGAATAGGTCCTTCTATTTATCTTTATTTACGGTCACTATCAAAAAGTATTGTTTTAACAGGTTTAGCACTGTTTAGAATGGAGCAATTGGCAACACGACATACTTATCTTCCTATATCAAAGACATTCTGTGAAGAGGCTAGTGGATTGTTGGCTCAGATTAGAGCGCAGAAAGTTCCTGGGTGGTAA
- a CDS encoding glycosyltransferase family 4 protein: MKKVLFIATVECHILNFHIPFIQYFQNKGYEVHVATKLGNRQDELKKLGVGCHNVDFVRSPYSFSNVKALKQLISIMKKNKYSLVHVHTPVGAFLGRLAAKITGTKPVLYTAHGFHFYKGAPIKNWLVYYTIERLAARWTDGLITMNSEDYNAARKLRLRVKDAVFYVHGVGLDIDKYFINDENRRKELKEEFGFGDRDIVILTVAELNANKNHKQIIDSLGILKSYDNIYYLVVGLGEYESYLKEYIHDKGLDNKVKLLGFRRDIPELLCISDVFALTSMREGLPRCIMEAMAAGKPVIATDVRGNRDLVKDGINGYLVPINDVNTTVEAIKKLVQDKDLRIKMGDEGRKIIKDYSIDKVLKEMDEIYRIYLSEGGIIG, encoded by the coding sequence ATGAAAAAAGTTCTTTTTATAGCAACTGTTGAATGTCACATATTAAATTTTCACATTCCTTTTATACAGTATTTTCAAAACAAAGGATATGAAGTTCATGTAGCGACAAAGTTGGGAAATAGACAGGACGAACTAAAAAAATTAGGAGTTGGATGTCATAACGTTGATTTTGTAAGATCGCCGTATTCATTTTCTAATGTAAAGGCATTAAAACAGTTGATAAGTATCATGAAAAAAAATAAATATTCGCTAGTTCATGTTCATACTCCTGTTGGAGCTTTTTTAGGACGATTGGCTGCAAAAATCACTGGCACAAAGCCAGTACTTTATACAGCTCATGGTTTTCATTTTTATAAAGGAGCTCCGATTAAAAACTGGCTTGTGTATTATACTATAGAGCGATTAGCCGCTCGTTGGACAGACGGACTGATTACGATGAATAGTGAAGACTATAATGCCGCTAGGAAGTTAAGGCTGAGGGTAAAAGACGCTGTTTTTTATGTTCATGGGGTGGGGCTTGATATCGATAAATATTTCATAAATGATGAAAATAGAAGAAAAGAGCTAAAGGAAGAATTTGGTTTTGGTGACAGGGATATAGTAATATTAACTGTTGCAGAGTTAAATGCGAATAAGAATCATAAACAGATTATAGATTCATTGGGAATTTTGAAGAGTTATGATAATATATATTATTTAGTTGTGGGTTTAGGAGAATATGAAAGTTATTTAAAAGAATATATACATGATAAAGGATTAGACAATAAAGTTAAATTATTAGGTTTTAGACGTGATATACCTGAGTTATTATGTATTTCAGATGTATTTGCTTTGACATCAATGAGGGAGGGCTTACCTCGATGTATTATGGAGGCAATGGCGGCAGGGAAACCAGTTATAGCCACAGATGTACGAGGCAATAGAGATCTGGTCAAAGATGGTATTAACGGATATTTAGTACCTATTAATGATGTGAATACCACCGTTGAAGCTATTAAAAAATTAGTTCAAGATAAAGATTTGAGAATAAAAATGGGAGATGAAGGGAGAAAAATCATAAAGGATTATTCCATTGACAAGGTGTTAAAGGAAATGGATGAGATTTATAGGATATATTTATCTGAAGGTGGTATTATTGGTTGA
- a CDS encoding sugar transferase, whose product MNSSIIKRILDIIISSLLLIVLSPLLLIIAVIVYITMGSPILYRQTRPGLKGKPFKIYKFRTMNNKRDKDGNLLPDEERLTKIGRLLRSTSLDELPELFNVLKGDMSLVGPRPLLMEYLNYYTEEQMRRHDVRPGITGWAQINGRNNLSWEEKFKLDVWYVDHWNLLLDFKILFITIKKVITREGISAEGYATMPKFTGSINNNCGG is encoded by the coding sequence ATGAATTCAAGCATTATTAAAAGGATTTTAGATATAATCATATCATCACTTCTTTTAATTGTATTATCTCCATTATTATTAATAATTGCAGTTATTGTTTATATAACAATGGGTTCCCCAATCTTATATCGTCAGACTCGGCCCGGATTAAAAGGCAAGCCATTTAAGATTTATAAGTTCAGAACTATGAACAATAAAAGAGATAAAGATGGTAACCTGTTACCCGATGAAGAGAGATTGACAAAGATAGGTAGATTGCTTAGGAGTACAAGCCTTGATGAATTACCAGAACTATTTAATGTGTTAAAAGGAGATATGAGTCTTGTTGGTCCAAGGCCATTGCTTATGGAGTACTTAAATTATTATACAGAAGAGCAGATGAGGCGCCATGATGTTAGACCGGGTATAACTGGCTGGGCACAGATTAATGGACGAAATAATTTATCATGGGAAGAGAAATTTAAATTGGATGTATGGTATGTTGATCACTGGAACTTGTTACTCGATTTTAAGATTTTGTTTATTACGATAAAAAAAGTTATAACAAGAGAAGGCATATCAGCGGAAGGATATGCCACGATGCCTAAGTTTACTGGAAGTATTAACAATAACTGTGGGGGATGA